One window of the Athene noctua chromosome 5, bAthNoc1.hap1.1, whole genome shotgun sequence genome contains the following:
- the LOC141961010 gene encoding regulator of G-protein signaling 13-like, with amino-acid sequence MSPNTFWLCKIFRAEENGISFKWHHLLVLNSFKCLMTLENAKVYSQENPETLKPMDLQLFMKDGSMIYKTYLKIEHSDENIEFWLACEVYKKITSQRKRISVARKLFTSYIQPQAPNEVNIDSPVRKAIIRNIQEPTQSCFNEAQRIIYMHMERDSYPRFLQSKFSQKLKHNLQTNGNNSRESQVFLREAHNSPSCHSLNHGPLSSGIIVVHNRRYVWEEGQ; translated from the exons ATGAGTCCAAATACTTTCTGGCTTTGCAAGATattcagagcagaagaaaatgggATCAGTTTTAA GTGGCACCATTTGTTGGTTTTGAattcatttaaatgtttaatgACATTGGAAAATGCAAAGGTGTACTCACAAGAAAACCCAGAAACTCTAAAGCCAATGGACTTGCAGCTCTTTATGAAAG ATGGGTCTATGATCTACAAGACCTACTTGAAGATAGAGCACAGTGATGAAAACATAGAATTTTGGCTTGCTTGTGAAGTCTATAAGAAGATCACATCGCAGAGGAAGAGGATTTCTGTGGCCAGGAAACTTTTTACAAGTTACATTCAACCCCAAGCTCCCAACGAG GTTAACATTGACAGTCCTGTGAGGAAAGCGATTATAAGGAATATTCAAGAGCCAACACAGTCCTGTTTTAATGAAGCACAGAGAATAATTTACATGCACATGGAAAGAGATTCTTATCCACGATTTCTTCAATCAAAGTTCTCTCAAAAACTCAAACACAATCTTCAAACAAATGGCAATAATTCAAGG GAAAGCCAAGTCTTCCTACGGGAGGCTCACAACAGTCCATCGTGCCACTCCCTTAACCACG GGCCTCTGAGTAGCGGTATTATTGTGGTGCACAATAGACGTTACGTTTGGGAAGAGGGACAGTGA